Proteins encoded within one genomic window of Streptomyces profundus:
- a CDS encoding inositol monophosphatase family protein: MSPVTEAIRTVAAREILPRWRQLADDEISVKTGPHDLVTVADQAAERSLTAILTALLPGSVVVGEEAVHEDPSRYAALSGDAPVWIVDPVDGTRPFVRGETGFCTLVALAHHGELLGSWTYAPARELFAHAWRGAGAWLDGVRLHAGAPDHTRPLRVAHSHPDYTSPQQKRALSALVTEGVTARPCGAAGLEYLAVARGELDAIAFDWENAWDHAAGLLLVREAGGLELTRDGSPFRLAGENDMPFTAARDKATAQRLVALFRSGDAGGVVGAR; the protein is encoded by the coding sequence GTGAGCCCAGTGACAGAGGCGATAAGGACGGTCGCGGCGCGGGAGATCCTCCCGCGCTGGCGGCAGTTGGCGGACGACGAGATCTCGGTGAAGACCGGGCCGCACGATCTCGTGACGGTCGCGGACCAGGCCGCCGAGCGATCCCTCACGGCCATCCTGACGGCGCTGCTCCCCGGCTCGGTCGTGGTCGGCGAGGAGGCGGTGCACGAGGATCCGTCGCGCTACGCGGCGCTTTCCGGCGACGCCCCGGTCTGGATCGTGGACCCGGTGGACGGGACCAGGCCGTTCGTCCGGGGCGAGACCGGGTTCTGCACGCTGGTGGCGCTGGCCCACCACGGGGAGCTGCTGGGCTCCTGGACGTACGCGCCGGCGCGCGAGCTGTTCGCGCACGCCTGGCGTGGCGCCGGCGCATGGCTGGACGGGGTACGACTGCACGCCGGCGCGCCCGACCACACACGTCCGCTGAGGGTGGCCCACTCACACCCCGACTACACCTCGCCACAGCAGAAGCGCGCCCTGTCGGCGCTGGTGACCGAGGGGGTGACCGCGCGCCCCTGCGGAGCGGCGGGTCTTGAGTATCTGGCGGTCGCCCGGGGCGAGTTGGACGCCATCGCGTTCGACTGGGAGAACGCCTGGGACCACGCGGCCGGACTCCTGCTGGTCCGCGAGGCGGGCGGCCTGGAGCTGACCCGCGACGGCTCCCCGTTCCGGCTGGCCGGCGAGAACGACATGCCGTTCACCGCGGCCCGCGACAAGGCCACCGCCCAACGGCTCGTCGCACTCTTCCGCTCGGGCGACGCGGGCGGTGTCGTGGGCGCGCGATAG